The nucleotide sequence GCCATGCCGATTAAATTTATTCTGCCGGGCATAGAGGTTAATAATATAGAGCTAGAGCCGGGCCGAGGCGCCAAAATCGCTCGTAGCGCTGGAGATTTGGTTTTTGTCATGGGCACTCTGGGAAATTACGCGCAAATCAAGATGCCTTCAGGAGAAATCAGATTGGTTAATAAAGATTGCCTTTGCACTGTCGGACAGGTTTCCAATCCTGATAGAAGGCATATTACCATAGGGCGAGCTGGAAGGCAGAGGCTATTAGGCATTAGGCCGACGGTTAGAGGCACGGCCATGAATCCGGTTGATCATCCTCATGGCGGCGGCGAAGGCAAACAGTCTATCGGCTTAAAGCATCCAAAAACCAGATGGGGCAAACCGGTCTTTGGCGTTAAAAGCAGAAAAAATAAAAAAAGATCAAATAGATTAATTATCCAAAGAAGGAAAAAATAATATATAATATATGTCCAGATCACTTAAAAAGGGGCCGTACATAAACGAAAGATTATTAAAAAAGATAAAAGCCTTGCGCCCCGGCGACAAGACCATAATTAAGGTTTGGGATAGGTCTTGCACGGTTACGCCGGAAATGGTAGGCTTTACCATTGGCGTGCATAACGGCAAACAGCATACCCCGGTGTTTGTAGTGG is from Patescibacteria group bacterium and encodes:
- the rplB gene encoding 50S ribosomal protein L2 → MGIKKVKPTSPGRRSATFDDFLDITRTEPEKSLIIIKKGQAGRNNQGKITVRHQGGGVKRYIRQIDFFRDKFDIPGKIMSIEYDPGRGARIGLVNYKDGAKRYIIMPLGLKVGDEILSSKNQIEIKTGNAMPIKFILPGIEVNNIELEPGRGAKIARSAGDLVFVMGTLGNYAQIKMPSGEIRLVNKDCLCTVGQVSNPDRRHITIGRAGRQRLLGIRPTVRGTAMNPVDHPHGGGEGKQSIGLKHPKTRWGKPVFGVKSRKNKKRSNRLIIQRRKK
- the rpsS gene encoding 30S ribosomal protein S19, with protein sequence MSRSLKKGPYINERLLKKIKALRPGDKTIIKVWDRSCTVTPEMVGFTIGVHNGKQHTPVFVVENMVGHKLGEFSPTRKFVSHGGKMAKDQAKEEAPAAPTAPTARAKK